Proteins from one Plodia interpunctella isolate USDA-ARS_2022_Savannah chromosome 7, ilPloInte3.2, whole genome shotgun sequence genomic window:
- the LOC128671575 gene encoding calcitonin receptor-like protein 1, which yields MCRKSIFFVCWILLHGFVQADIFYADGSSPIKEALEVWHSRVPRVAARRANDPDCERPEIYICEEPPNIVSPINRDTCNYRNVNYQQQIYRWVAGWGCLIYTPDFLYLGGFNPLNMSTSCIYGSSYAPCLEIAKEDGSCGCYPFDPSFSEVVSVIQSALLPSAHGRWERCFESAKDCCLEHMIDGATANYTGCGTTFDGWTCWHRTPPDSTASEVCAEFAYSNVGPSCHHFSSKQCNANGVWELQTDYSSCSISPRLLRRYRYHIAMLSYSIMSCVPAVLIFFFYKRLRITRVALHRNLLIAVMLRNALVIVSRSLIYIDELTNSGDTVMSTNSYWCRGVSVAERVAANAVFVCMLVEGVYMHRLIVAVFKKKLNLTWLYSFGAVIAIVPVIAWSVVMGVYDNHSCWLVYTTGYAQWIVDTPRIAILLVNTGLFLNVMRVLLTKIRNSENANQLNTTKATLFLMPIFGVQFLLTVFRPNTTNCVGEQAYYYVAYTVEGLQGFIVAMLYCYVNKEVHALIKATYRKTESYVSRARRDSTAPRMSSHVDRRLTYSTGLQSQENPKPEYATIRPSLHVAEIVSIQASERLAEILEPVYESIETGVNNDGYEYGEFCAPKREHRMPFVLDGSNWINCVSSPNSSVYNNSLNDYEITHPEKKLVTFARSQDLRDRKPGLESTMETLPEVSPSMFNDYKDVANVESSPKVDHDLGNSDVDIDIPDDIQYISNDDENMIDEIMQYIVNKENTDIQLNPDLLCPNRGKDDTIVFVDK from the exons ATGTgtagaaaaagtatttttttcgtgTGCTGGATATTGTTGCATGGTTTTGTGCAG GCAGACATTTTCTACGCCGACGGCTCCAGTCCCATCAAAGAAGCTCTAGAAGTCTGGCATTCGAGGGTCCCCAGGGTCGCCGCCCGGAGAGCCAACGACCCCGACTGTGAAAGGCCAGAAATTTACATTTGTGAG GAGCCTCCAAACATCGTGTCCCCGATCAACCGCGACACGTGCAACTACCGCAATGTGAACTACCAGCAGCAGATTTACCGCTGGGTGGCGGGGTGGGGCTGCCTCATCTACACCCCCGACTTCTTGTACCTCGGGGGCTTCAACCCCCTCAATATGAGCACCAGCTGCATCTATGGGTCTTCCTATGCTCCTTGTCTTGAAAtt gCAAAAGAAGACGGGTCCTGCGGTTGCTACCCCTTCGACCCAAGCTTCAGTGAAGTGGTCTCCGTCATCCAAAGCGCTCTGCTCCCGTCCGCCCACGGCCGCTGGGAGCGCTGCTTCGAGTCTGCCAAGGACTGCTGTCTGGAGCACATGATCGACGGCGCCACAGCGA ATTACACAGGCTGCGGCACAACATTTGACGGCTGGACCTGTTGGCACAGAACACCACCAGATTCGACGGCTTCTGAAGTGTGTGCGGAGTTCGCCTACTCCAATGTTGGACCTTCTTGCCATC ATTTCAGTAGCAAACAGTGTAACGCGAATGGCGTGTGGGAGTTGCAAACCGACTACAGCAGCTGCAGTATATCCCCAAGACTACTCCGGCGGTATCGATATCACATCGCCATGCTGTCTTACTCAATCATGAGTTGTGTGCCGGCTGTGttaatcttcttcttctataaGAGATTGAGGATTACGAGAGTGGCGCTGCATAGGAATCTACTGATCGCTGTTATGTTGAGGAACGCTTTGGTCATCGTTAGTCGAAGCCTG ATCTACATAGATGAGTTAACCAACTCCGGCGACACGGTGATGTCGACCAACAGCTACTGGTGCCGTGGTGTCAGCGTGGCGGAGCGCGTGGCGGCCAACGCTGTGTTTGTTTGCATGTTGGTCGAAGGAGTTTATATGCATAGGCTCATTGTTGCTGTCTTCAAAAAGAAGCTCAATTTGACATGGCTGTATTCTTTTGGAGCCG TAATCGCCATCGTACCTGTAATAGCATGGTCAGTAGTGATGGGCGTATACGACAACCACTCGTGCTGGCTGGTGTACACGACCGGGTACGCGCAGTGGATCGTGGACACGCCCCGGATCGCCATATTGCTGGTTAATACCGGGCTCTTCCTCAACGTCATGAGGGTTCTGTTGACCAAGATCAGAAATAGCGAGAATGCCAATCAATT AAACACAACCAAAGCAACCTTATTCCTAATGCCAATATTCGGGGTGCAGTTCCTGCTGACTGTATTTAGACCGAACACTACAAATTGTGTCGGGGAACAGGCGTATTACTACGTGGCTTACACCGTCGAGGGTTTGCAGGGCTTTATTGTGGCTATGCTGTATTGCTATGTCAATAAAGAG GTTCATGCGCTTATAAAAGCTACTTACAGGAAGACAGAATCATATGTTTCCCGAGCAAGAAGAGACTCCACAGCACCAAGAATGAGTAGCCATGTAGACAGACGATTGACTTACAGTACAGGGCTGCAATCACAAGAAAATCCAAAACCAGAATACGCTACCATCAGACCTAGTTTACACGTCGCGGAGATCGTATCGATACAAGCGAGCGAACGTTTAGCTGAAATTCTCGAACCAGTCTACGAAAGTATCGAAACTGGTGTAAATAATGACGGGTATGAGTACGGAGAATTTTGTGCTCCAAAAAGAGAACATCGCATGCCTTTCGTACTGGACGGATCAAATTGGATCAATTGCGTTTCCTCACCTAATAGCAGCGTTTATAACAATTCTTTGAATGATTATGAAATAACACATCCAGAAAAGAAATTAGTAACTTTCGCGAGAAGTCAAGATTTACGAGACAGAAAACCAGGTCTCGAAAGTACAATGGAAACTCTACCAGAAGTCAGTCCTTCTATGTTTAATGATTACAAAGATGTAGCAAATGTAGAATCAAGTCCAAAAGTCGATCATGACTTGGGAAATAGTGACGTGGACATTGATATTCCAGATGATATTCAGTACATTAGCAATGATGACGAAAACATGATCGACGAAATAATGcaatatattgttaataaagaaaacaccGACATTCAGTTGAACCCTGACCTTCTATGTCCTAACAGAGGCAAAGATGATACAATAGTTTTTGTTGATAAGTAG
- the LOC128671576 gene encoding putative defense protein 3: MMFKFLLASVLCWGVNSFPDGAPVDTCVKNRANQPNHGQHRSQSLATLPYRVLASSSTYGPHSTITVTIEGSEPFKGFFLQARSVESDEWLGSWEEAPNTTIHPECSAVTHADPRDKNRATLVWRAPNAHGRIYFTGTVLKNYGTFWADIIAEAPQDPVQLQTLG; the protein is encoded by the exons atgatgtttaaatttttattagcgTCAGTTCTGTGTTGGGGAGTAAATAGTTTCCCAGATGGTGCACCGGTGGATACTTGTGTGAAAAATCGCGCGAATCAGCCCAATCACGGACAACATAGATCGCAATCACTGGCTACACTGCCCTACAGGGTTCTAGCTTCCTCGTCTACCTATGGACCACATTCAACTATCACAG TTACAATCGAAGGATCGGAGCCATTCAAAGGTTTCTTCCTCCAAGCGCGATCAGTGGAATCGGACGAGTGGCTGGGGTCGTGGGAAGAGGCGCCCAACACCACCATCCATCCGGAATGTTCTGCGGTGACGCACGCCGACCCCAGAGACAAGAACAGAGCCACCCTGGTGTGGCGAGCGCCCAACGCGCACGGCAGGATTTATTTCac GGGCACAGTGCTAAAGAACTATGGCACTTTCTGGGCGGACATCATAGCCGAAGCGCCACAAGACCCTGTGCAACTGCAGACACTGGGCTAA
- the Tbcd gene encoding tubulin-specific chaperone D isoform X1, with amino-acid sequence MVGLDADQNRDDECDNIGLGCALEHFSEVEDVMNMIDNVKNIYNTPAFEVEYDKLYAIIKQYYEQPHLLDPHLDKILAKFLSLIKDKESPIELKHATFNYMYQIFRVRGYKIVIRHLPHEVSDLLTVLSFLEAQDPKDKETWRSRFVLLLWLSIVVIIPFHMSRLDGFAPGQPDAGNSKKMTVMEKIFNICKTYSLSKDACAEASAFLTSKFLIRSDVKELYMGAFFDWACELHSNIQEEDTIHYGVLAAVAAVLKHGKRDDLLPYAPKLLEWVTKQNYKSHKAMLVRKYGVKIVQRIGLTFLRPRVASWRYTRGSRSLAVTLGGAQAAGDTEPALASVHTDEDIPQEVEDVVELLLCSLRDDDTVVRWSAAKGVGRIGARLPALAAADVCETVLGLFVDNERETAWHGGCMALAELARRGLLSPAQVGSGINSVIRALERDEPRAACGGGGGRAARDAACHAAWAFARAYDAAALAPHADALANALIATTCFDREINCRRAASAAYQENVGRHGMFPHGIDVLTTADFQSVGPRNNSYLVIAPQVASYPEYTRPLVDHLVDLKVEHWDCAIRELAAKALHKITPKIPEYVAADILQKLVNKTESIDLNVRHGAILAIGEAIHALAETKLPDGKAGDTLISEDILIAVRDLVPHLRSRQQFRGLGGELMRQACCQCIASLALGAAPYHSHDTIDDWLNLIEECLSHEVQPIREKAIRALPLVFQQYLRDDNMKYGDLTAKQKRMRLLEKYCEQLGNTGVNGLLLRMGYARAVGSLPKFVLSENLQLVIQSLIECSKVTDATHKWAEARRDAVIGLTEVCQTLGIANGVENYVGEIVEALLACLSEYTIDMRGDIGAWVREASMTGLLSLSRQCAVEAPQLNTAAVVSAAMRGVAQQAVEKIDRTRAHAGRIFTSFIYNDPPINNIPNHDALKRIFPSEEVELKQGKETEEDETASENFNVVLWLFPGHTMPRFVQLLTYPDYRYNVIKGLIVSGGEMTESLVKHTTQSLYAYLNSIQSDKDLLVAICDTIVQVFADNINVKRITGPIFNFLDRLLSSGSISPILEDPDSTFALNVLKYLQLELRGAKNIYKLLDSINVLCQLIQVVSTCARAAGQLVVYLCYGERYVRRCAAARLYEALALYGDDCALPHDSLPQVMSKLADTDWERDVTELRPIRNEICDLMGIKRPVLKQKP; translated from the exons ATGGTTGGGCTCGATGCAGACCAGAATCGAGACGACGAATGCGACAACATTGGCTTAGGATGTGCGCTGGAACATTTTTCTGAAGTAGAGGATGTCATGAATATGATAGATAATGTGAAAAACATCTATAACACACCAGCATTTGAAGTAGAATACGATAAGTTGTATGCTATCATCAAGCAATATTATGAGCAACCTCACTTACTGGATCCTCATTTAGATAAGATTTTAGCTAAGTTTTTGAGTCTTATAAAAGATAAAGAGTCACCTATTGAGTTGAAACATgctacatttaattatatgtaccAGATTTTCAGAGTAAGAGGATACAAAATAGTTATCAGGCATCTTCCTCATGAG GTCTCAGATCTACTGACTGTACTGTCATTTCTGGAAGCCCAAGATCCTAAGGACAAGGAGACATGGAGGAGCAGGTTTGTGCTCCTGCTCTGGCTGTCGATTGTTGTTATCATTCCGTTCCACATGAGCCGCCTTGATGGTTTTGCACCAGGTCAACCAG ATGCTGGCAATTCAAAAAAGATGACTGTGATGGAGAAAATCTTTAATATCTGCAAAACTTATTCTCTCAGTAAAGATGCTTGCGCTGAGGCAAGTGCTTTTTTAACTTCAAAGTTCCTTATTAG ATCTGATGTTAAAGAATTATACATGGGTGCATTTTTTGATTGGGCCTGTGAACtacattccaatattcaagaaGAAGACACCATACACTATGGTGTGCTTGCTGCCGTTGCTGCAGTCCTGAAACATGGGAAAAGAGATGATTTGCTGCCATATGCACCCAAGTTGCTGGAGTGGGTGACCAAGCAGAACTATAAGTCACACAAAGCTATGCTCGTTAGAAAGTATGGAGTGAAGATTGTGCAAAGAATTG GTCTAACATTCCTGCGTCCGCGGGTGGCGTCGTGGCGCTACACTCGCGGCTCCCGCTCGCTGGCCGTCACGCTGGGCGGCGCGCAGGCCGCGGGTGATACTGAGCCCGCGCTCGCCAGTGTACACACCGACGAGGATATACCGCAGGAG GTAGAAGATGTAGTAGAACTTCTGCTATGCTCCCTCCGCGACGACGACACCGTGGTACGATGGTCGGCTGCCAAGGGCGTGGGTCGCATCGGAGCTAGGTTGCCGGCGCTGGCTGCGGCGGACGTCTGTGAAACTGTACTTGGGCTGTTTGTTGATAATGAGAGGGAGACCGCTTGGCATGGTGGTTGTATGGCGTTAGCTGAGCTGG CTCGTCGCGGCCTCCTCTCTCCAGCCCAAGTGGGGTCGGGCATAAACAGTGTGATCCGCGCCCTAGAGCGCGACGAGCCGCGCGCGGcgtgcggcggcggcggcggccgcgCGGCGCGTGACGCGGCCTGCCACGCCGCGTGGGCGTTCGCGCGCGCGTACGACGCGGCTGCGCTGGCGCCGCACGCCGACGCATTGGCCAACGCTCTGATTGCCACCACGTGCTTCGATAGGGag ATAAACTGCAGGCGAGCCGCATCCGCAGCTTATCAAGAAAATGTTGGTAGACATGGCATGTTTCCCCACGGAATCGATGTGTTGACCACCGCTGATTTCCAGTCAGTCGGTCCCAGGAACAACTCCTACTTGGTCATAGCTCCACAG GTCGCCAGTTACCCCGAGTACACCCGCCCCCTGGTGGATCACCTGGTGGACCTGAAGGTGGAACACTGGGACTGCGCCATCCGTGAGTTGGCCGCCAAAGCCCTACACAAGATCACTCCTAAG ATTCCAGAGTATGTAGCGGCTGATATCCTGCAGAAATTGGTGAATAAGACAGAGTCCATAGACCTGAATGTGCGTCACGGCGCTATACTGGCCATCGGGGAGGCGATACATGCCTTGGCTGAGACGAAGCTACCTGAtg GTAAAGCCGGTGACACACTGATATCGGAAGACATTTTGATCGCCGTCCGCGACTTGGTGCCTCACCTCCGCTCTCGCCAGCAGTTTAGAGGATTGGGAGGAGAGCTGATGAGACAAGCTTGTTGTCAGTGTATAGCGTCGCTCGCTTTGGGCGCCGCACCTTACCACTCTCATGATACTATTG ACGACTGGCTGAATCTAATCGAAGAATGTCTATCCCACGAGGTGCAACCGATCCGCGAGAAGGCAATCCGCGCGCTGCCGCTAGTGTTCCAACAGTACCTGCGCGACGACAACATGAAGTATGGCGACCTCACCGCTAAGCAGAAACGGATGCGGTTGCTGGAGAAGTATTGCGAGCAGCTGGGCAACACTGGGGTTAATGGGCTGCTGTTGAGGATGGGGTATGCTAGGGCTGTTG GATCGTTACCCAAATTCGTGCTATCTGAAAATCTACAACTGGTCATTCAGTCGCTGATAGAATGCAGCAAAGTGACGGACGCCACTCATAAATGGGCTGAAGCGAGGAGGGACGCGGTTATTGGACTCACTGAAGTTTGTCAAACACTGG GTATTGCAAACGGAGTGGAGAATTACGTGGGGGAGATTGTAGAAGCGTTGCTGGCGTGTCTGTCGGAGTACACCATCGACATGAGGGGCGACATCGGCGCCTGGGTGCGCGAGGCCAGCATGACTG GTCTCCTCTCCCTAAGTCGTCAGTGCGCAGTAGAAGCGCCGCAGCTGAATACCGCGGCGGTGGTGAGCGCCGCGATGCGCGGCGTGGCGCAGCAAGCGGTGGAGAAGATCGACCGCACGAGGGCGCACGCGGGGAGGATCTTcacttcttttatatacaa CGACCCGCCAATCAATAACATTCCTAATCACGACGCGCTAAAGCGCATTTTCCCATCCGAGGAAGTCGAACTGAAACAAGGCAAGGAAACAGAGGAGGATGAGACTGCTAGTGAGAATTTCAACGTAGTTCTGTGGTTGTTCCCCGGACACACTATGCCGCGATTCGTGCAGCTATTGACGTATCCCGACTATAGATATAATGTCATTAAAGGGCTCATTGTTAGCGGCGGCGAGATGACTGAGAGCTTg GTAAAACACACAACGCAATCCCTATACGCCTACCTGAATTCTATACAAAGCGACAAAGATCTGCTAGTGGCCATCTGCGACACTATCGTGCAAGTGTTCGCTGATAACATCAACGTAAAGCGGATCACGGGACCAATATTCAACTTCCTTGACAGACTGCTTAGCTCAG GTTCAATATCACCAATCCTTGAAGATCCAGATTCAACATTTGCTCTGAATGTGTTGAAATATCTTCAGTTGGAACTCAGAGGAGCGAAGAATATTTACAAACTTCTTGATTCCATCAATGTGTTGTGTCAGTTAATCCag GTGGTGTCGacgtgcgcgcgcgccgccgggCAGCTGGTGGTGTACCTCTGCTACGGCGAGCGCTACGTGCGGCGCTGCGCAGCCGCGCGACTCTACGAGGCGCTCGCGCTCTACGGCGACGACTGCGCTCTGCCGCACGACTCTCTGCCGCAG GTGATGTCGAAACTAGCCGATACGGACTGGGAGCGAGACGTGACGGAATTGAGACCAATCAGGAACGAAATTTGTGATCTCATGGGGATAAAGCGACCAGTTTTGAAACAGAAGCCTTAA
- the Tbcd gene encoding tubulin-specific chaperone D isoform X2, with translation MVGLDADQNRDDECDNIGLGCALEHFSEVEDVMNMIDNVKNIYNTPAFEVEYDKLYAIIKQYYEQPHLLDPHLDKILAKFLSLIKDKESPIELKHATFNYMYQIFRVRGYKIVIRHLPHEVSDLLTVLSFLEAQDPKDKETWRSRFVLLLWLSIVVIIPFHMSRLDGFAPGQPDAGNSKKMTVMEKIFNICKTYSLSKDACAEASAFLTSKFLIRSDVKELYMGAFFDWACELHSNIQEEDTIHYGVLAAVAAVLKHGKRDDLLPYAPKLLEWVTKQNYKSHKAMLVRKYGVKIVQRIGLTFLRPRVASWRYTRGSRSLAVTLGGAQAAGDTEPALASVHTDEDIPQEVEDVVELLLCSLRDDDTVVRWSAAKGVGRIGARLPALAAADVCETVLGLFVDNERETAWHGGCMALAELARRGLLSPAQVGSGINSVIRALERDEPHADALANALIATTCFDREINCRRAASAAYQENVGRHGMFPHGIDVLTTADFQSVGPRNNSYLVIAPQVASYPEYTRPLVDHLVDLKVEHWDCAIRELAAKALHKITPKIPEYVAADILQKLVNKTESIDLNVRHGAILAIGEAIHALAETKLPDGKAGDTLISEDILIAVRDLVPHLRSRQQFRGLGGELMRQACCQCIASLALGAAPYHSHDTIDDWLNLIEECLSHEVQPIREKAIRALPLVFQQYLRDDNMKYGDLTAKQKRMRLLEKYCEQLGNTGVNGLLLRMGYARAVGSLPKFVLSENLQLVIQSLIECSKVTDATHKWAEARRDAVIGLTEVCQTLGIANGVENYVGEIVEALLACLSEYTIDMRGDIGAWVREASMTGLLSLSRQCAVEAPQLNTAAVVSAAMRGVAQQAVEKIDRTRAHAGRIFTSFIYNDPPINNIPNHDALKRIFPSEEVELKQGKETEEDETASENFNVVLWLFPGHTMPRFVQLLTYPDYRYNVIKGLIVSGGEMTESLVKHTTQSLYAYLNSIQSDKDLLVAICDTIVQVFADNINVKRITGPIFNFLDRLLSSGSISPILEDPDSTFALNVLKYLQLELRGAKNIYKLLDSINVLCQLIQVVSTCARAAGQLVVYLCYGERYVRRCAAARLYEALALYGDDCALPHDSLPQVMSKLADTDWERDVTELRPIRNEICDLMGIKRPVLKQKP, from the exons ATGGTTGGGCTCGATGCAGACCAGAATCGAGACGACGAATGCGACAACATTGGCTTAGGATGTGCGCTGGAACATTTTTCTGAAGTAGAGGATGTCATGAATATGATAGATAATGTGAAAAACATCTATAACACACCAGCATTTGAAGTAGAATACGATAAGTTGTATGCTATCATCAAGCAATATTATGAGCAACCTCACTTACTGGATCCTCATTTAGATAAGATTTTAGCTAAGTTTTTGAGTCTTATAAAAGATAAAGAGTCACCTATTGAGTTGAAACATgctacatttaattatatgtaccAGATTTTCAGAGTAAGAGGATACAAAATAGTTATCAGGCATCTTCCTCATGAG GTCTCAGATCTACTGACTGTACTGTCATTTCTGGAAGCCCAAGATCCTAAGGACAAGGAGACATGGAGGAGCAGGTTTGTGCTCCTGCTCTGGCTGTCGATTGTTGTTATCATTCCGTTCCACATGAGCCGCCTTGATGGTTTTGCACCAGGTCAACCAG ATGCTGGCAATTCAAAAAAGATGACTGTGATGGAGAAAATCTTTAATATCTGCAAAACTTATTCTCTCAGTAAAGATGCTTGCGCTGAGGCAAGTGCTTTTTTAACTTCAAAGTTCCTTATTAG ATCTGATGTTAAAGAATTATACATGGGTGCATTTTTTGATTGGGCCTGTGAACtacattccaatattcaagaaGAAGACACCATACACTATGGTGTGCTTGCTGCCGTTGCTGCAGTCCTGAAACATGGGAAAAGAGATGATTTGCTGCCATATGCACCCAAGTTGCTGGAGTGGGTGACCAAGCAGAACTATAAGTCACACAAAGCTATGCTCGTTAGAAAGTATGGAGTGAAGATTGTGCAAAGAATTG GTCTAACATTCCTGCGTCCGCGGGTGGCGTCGTGGCGCTACACTCGCGGCTCCCGCTCGCTGGCCGTCACGCTGGGCGGCGCGCAGGCCGCGGGTGATACTGAGCCCGCGCTCGCCAGTGTACACACCGACGAGGATATACCGCAGGAG GTAGAAGATGTAGTAGAACTTCTGCTATGCTCCCTCCGCGACGACGACACCGTGGTACGATGGTCGGCTGCCAAGGGCGTGGGTCGCATCGGAGCTAGGTTGCCGGCGCTGGCTGCGGCGGACGTCTGTGAAACTGTACTTGGGCTGTTTGTTGATAATGAGAGGGAGACCGCTTGGCATGGTGGTTGTATGGCGTTAGCTGAGCTGG CTCGTCGCGGCCTCCTCTCTCCAGCCCAAGTGGGGTCGGGCATAAACAGTGTGATCCGCGCCCTAGAGCGCGACGAGCCGC ACGCCGACGCATTGGCCAACGCTCTGATTGCCACCACGTGCTTCGATAGGGag ATAAACTGCAGGCGAGCCGCATCCGCAGCTTATCAAGAAAATGTTGGTAGACATGGCATGTTTCCCCACGGAATCGATGTGTTGACCACCGCTGATTTCCAGTCAGTCGGTCCCAGGAACAACTCCTACTTGGTCATAGCTCCACAG GTCGCCAGTTACCCCGAGTACACCCGCCCCCTGGTGGATCACCTGGTGGACCTGAAGGTGGAACACTGGGACTGCGCCATCCGTGAGTTGGCCGCCAAAGCCCTACACAAGATCACTCCTAAG ATTCCAGAGTATGTAGCGGCTGATATCCTGCAGAAATTGGTGAATAAGACAGAGTCCATAGACCTGAATGTGCGTCACGGCGCTATACTGGCCATCGGGGAGGCGATACATGCCTTGGCTGAGACGAAGCTACCTGAtg GTAAAGCCGGTGACACACTGATATCGGAAGACATTTTGATCGCCGTCCGCGACTTGGTGCCTCACCTCCGCTCTCGCCAGCAGTTTAGAGGATTGGGAGGAGAGCTGATGAGACAAGCTTGTTGTCAGTGTATAGCGTCGCTCGCTTTGGGCGCCGCACCTTACCACTCTCATGATACTATTG ACGACTGGCTGAATCTAATCGAAGAATGTCTATCCCACGAGGTGCAACCGATCCGCGAGAAGGCAATCCGCGCGCTGCCGCTAGTGTTCCAACAGTACCTGCGCGACGACAACATGAAGTATGGCGACCTCACCGCTAAGCAGAAACGGATGCGGTTGCTGGAGAAGTATTGCGAGCAGCTGGGCAACACTGGGGTTAATGGGCTGCTGTTGAGGATGGGGTATGCTAGGGCTGTTG GATCGTTACCCAAATTCGTGCTATCTGAAAATCTACAACTGGTCATTCAGTCGCTGATAGAATGCAGCAAAGTGACGGACGCCACTCATAAATGGGCTGAAGCGAGGAGGGACGCGGTTATTGGACTCACTGAAGTTTGTCAAACACTGG GTATTGCAAACGGAGTGGAGAATTACGTGGGGGAGATTGTAGAAGCGTTGCTGGCGTGTCTGTCGGAGTACACCATCGACATGAGGGGCGACATCGGCGCCTGGGTGCGCGAGGCCAGCATGACTG GTCTCCTCTCCCTAAGTCGTCAGTGCGCAGTAGAAGCGCCGCAGCTGAATACCGCGGCGGTGGTGAGCGCCGCGATGCGCGGCGTGGCGCAGCAAGCGGTGGAGAAGATCGACCGCACGAGGGCGCACGCGGGGAGGATCTTcacttcttttatatacaa CGACCCGCCAATCAATAACATTCCTAATCACGACGCGCTAAAGCGCATTTTCCCATCCGAGGAAGTCGAACTGAAACAAGGCAAGGAAACAGAGGAGGATGAGACTGCTAGTGAGAATTTCAACGTAGTTCTGTGGTTGTTCCCCGGACACACTATGCCGCGATTCGTGCAGCTATTGACGTATCCCGACTATAGATATAATGTCATTAAAGGGCTCATTGTTAGCGGCGGCGAGATGACTGAGAGCTTg GTAAAACACACAACGCAATCCCTATACGCCTACCTGAATTCTATACAAAGCGACAAAGATCTGCTAGTGGCCATCTGCGACACTATCGTGCAAGTGTTCGCTGATAACATCAACGTAAAGCGGATCACGGGACCAATATTCAACTTCCTTGACAGACTGCTTAGCTCAG GTTCAATATCACCAATCCTTGAAGATCCAGATTCAACATTTGCTCTGAATGTGTTGAAATATCTTCAGTTGGAACTCAGAGGAGCGAAGAATATTTACAAACTTCTTGATTCCATCAATGTGTTGTGTCAGTTAATCCag GTGGTGTCGacgtgcgcgcgcgccgccgggCAGCTGGTGGTGTACCTCTGCTACGGCGAGCGCTACGTGCGGCGCTGCGCAGCCGCGCGACTCTACGAGGCGCTCGCGCTCTACGGCGACGACTGCGCTCTGCCGCACGACTCTCTGCCGCAG GTGATGTCGAAACTAGCCGATACGGACTGGGAGCGAGACGTGACGGAATTGAGACCAATCAGGAACGAAATTTGTGATCTCATGGGGATAAAGCGACCAGTTTTGAAACAGAAGCCTTAA